In Planctomycetia bacterium, the genomic window CTGCGCTGCCGTTGTACTTCCAACTCGGCTTGCTTGCGCGCGGTGATGTCGAGCGAAACGCCGCGGATAAGAACCGGTTTGCCGTCGGCGTGGAATTCCACTTGCCCACGAGAGGCGATCCAGCGTTTGCGACCGTCCAGAAGTACGAGGCGATATTCTCTTTCATAGCTGCCTCCACCCGCGAGTGCCTTGGTCACGGCCTCGGCGACCGCTTCGCGATCCTCGGGATGCACCCGTTGTAAAAATCCGTTGAAGCCGATTCGCTCTGCTTTCGTGAAGCCGAGTAGCGCGCGCCAATTGTCGCTGGCCCAGATTTCATCTTGCACATGGTCGTAGTGCCAGACGCCGAGATTGGCAGCCTCGGCCGCGAGGGTCATCCGCTCCTCGCTCTCGCGCAAACCCGTTTCGCTCGCCTGCAATTCGCGAACGAGCTGCGTTGCTCGAAGCACTTCTCGGCTCAATTCAAAAGCCATCAGCAGGATGGTCCCCAGATACGCGAAGCTGATCATGTAAGGCGATTGGATCACTCGCCTCTCCACCAGCACCGAATGCACGGCCCCGGCCGTGACGAAAAAGATCATGCTGCCGCCGAGAAAGAAGGCCCTTCGGCGATCGCCCCGTCGCCACACTTCGACCGTGACATTGATCAGAAAAACTAATAGCGACAGGGAACTCAACTTAGCGACGATAGCCCAAGGGTGAATCGTACCCTCGGGCATGGAAATCGTTTCGCCTAGGAACTCAATGTAATGCAGCCCCGTGTAGACCTCGAAATTGATATTCGGGGTCGCTACGAAATTGAGCACGAGCGCCAGCGTGCGCATCCCGACCACGGTCCATGCCAACCAGGGCCGACCGGCGCGCAGATGCATCCGGGCAAACCAGACCACGGACACGATCAGCACCCATAAAGGGACGTGTGCCCACCGCATAACCGTGCCGTATTGCTCGATCGTCTCCGTGCGCATTAGCGTCAGTTCGCAGGCCGCAACGACAACCGCTCCGGCGGCGCTACATGAAAACAACAAATGTTCCCATTCGTTGCGCGATCT contains:
- a CDS encoding PAS domain-containing protein, encoding MSWITIIWTMNATVCLTLAGIHFFVWLRSRNEWEHLLFSCSAAGAVVVAACELTLMRTETIEQYGTVMRWAHVPLWVLIVSVVWFARMHLRAGRPWLAWTVVGMRTLALVLNFVATPNINFEVYTGLHYIEFLGETISMPEGTIHPWAIVAKLSSLSLLVFLINVTVEVWRRGDRRRAFFLGGSMIFFVTAGAVHSVLVERRVIQSPYMISFAYLGTILLMAFELSREVLRATQLVRELQASETGLRESEERMTLAAEAANLGVWHYDHVQDEIWASDNWRALLGFTKAERIGFNGFLQRVHPEDREAVAEAVTKALAGGGSYEREYRLVLLDGRKRWIASRGQVEFHADGKPVLIRGVSLDITARKQAELEVQRQRSELVHLSRVTMLGEFDLPPRVIPSVALVSSRIKLGLFAERSVAKRPSLNGLGSRGSIAQRA